A genomic segment from Polyangium mundeleinium encodes:
- a CDS encoding helix-turn-helix domain-containing protein, with amino-acid sequence MDFGKEVRRRREALGLTLEQLAERAGLTPNYIGGIETGRRDPSLSSILGLAKGLGVPPGELVGGIHDLQPAAIEAARLFQGASEDVQDAVLRLLRAVTRGRRRSG; translated from the coding sequence GTGGACTTCGGCAAGGAAGTGCGGCGGCGGCGAGAGGCGCTGGGCCTGACCCTGGAGCAGCTCGCGGAGCGCGCCGGGCTGACGCCGAACTACATCGGGGGCATCGAGACCGGCCGGCGTGACCCCTCGCTGTCGAGCATCCTCGGGCTTGCGAAGGGCCTGGGGGTGCCGCCGGGGGAGCTCGTGGGAGGTATCCACGACCTCCAGCCGGCCGCCATCGAGGCAGCACGACTCTTCCAAGGCGCGTCCGAGGACGTCCAGGATGCTGTTCTTCGCCTCCTGCGTGCGGTGACACGGGGACGGCGGCGGAGCGGGTGA
- a CDS encoding helix-turn-helix domain-containing protein gives MGRRREPDPLVLKLGGRIRDLRLAQGMSLEHLRTKTGIVASHLSLIERGYVAINVGTLDRIARALGLTPMFLVLFPEESELEAVVEQIGSMSAEELAQLRKQVSASSPRAEKPRPSRGTRRT, from the coding sequence ATGGGCCGCCGACGCGAGCCGGATCCGTTGGTCCTCAAACTAGGTGGTCGGATCAGGGATCTGCGCCTCGCGCAGGGGATGTCGCTCGAGCACCTCAGAACGAAGACCGGCATCGTCGCGAGCCACCTGTCGCTCATCGAACGCGGGTATGTCGCGATCAACGTCGGCACCCTCGATCGCATCGCACGCGCGCTCGGCTTGACGCCGATGTTTCTGGTTCTGTTCCCCGAGGAGAGTGAGCTCGAGGCAGTCGTCGAGCAGATCGGCAGTATGAGCGCGGAGGAGCTGGCGCAGCTCCGCAAACAGGTGTCCGCCTCGAGCCCACGGGCAGAGAAGCCTCGCCCTTCGCGTGGAACTCGTCGCACGTAG
- a CDS encoding RNA polymerase sigma factor codes for MGLLLPFLHHASDAFLRFYATYLLTVLGILARMGVRQADVNDLAQLVFVKVYKNFDKVPSAGIEDWLEMICKQQAAEHYRLYRHRFEIPEADVGVDVPSDENPHERFECHELDEVVKRVLQTMDAELVDVLVRAEFNGESLPMIAAALGVSRNTAQARLVEAKDVFRRRVKKMFGRDFTPFMLLPFGLDTVLRPEDLTPDFIERARHEVWRRVARELGFDEVLHPALAPSPPPPSEPPASGERLIRAVAPTGSGPRATAKAVLERLIKHPLFLVGVGALGGGGAVALWPHDESPAARHAVPMVLSVVVDESGGGESSSVVASPATPGPSPTVVVVAPPRAAPAAVPLNDPETTNLEQAREMLSRGQFAEALFTLRQHERDYRGSHHATVRNKYIAAALEGLRRNEQKSDNTP; via the coding sequence ATGGGGCTCCTCCTCCCGTTCCTGCATCATGCGAGTGACGCCTTTCTCCGCTTCTACGCGACGTACCTCCTGACCGTTCTGGGGATCCTCGCTCGGATGGGCGTGCGCCAGGCAGATGTCAACGACCTCGCGCAGCTCGTCTTCGTGAAGGTCTACAAGAACTTCGACAAGGTCCCGTCCGCGGGGATCGAGGACTGGCTTGAGATGATCTGCAAACAGCAGGCGGCGGAGCACTATCGCCTCTACCGTCACCGCTTCGAGATCCCCGAGGCAGACGTCGGCGTGGACGTGCCCAGCGACGAGAACCCGCACGAGCGCTTCGAGTGTCATGAGCTCGATGAGGTCGTCAAACGCGTGCTCCAGACCATGGACGCGGAGCTCGTCGATGTGCTCGTCAGGGCCGAGTTCAACGGGGAGTCGCTGCCGATGATCGCGGCAGCGCTGGGGGTCTCGCGCAACACGGCGCAGGCCAGGCTCGTCGAGGCAAAGGACGTCTTCCGGCGCAGGGTGAAGAAGATGTTCGGCCGGGACTTCACGCCGTTCATGCTGCTGCCCTTCGGCCTCGATACCGTCTTACGCCCCGAGGACCTCACGCCCGACTTCATCGAGAGGGCGCGGCACGAGGTGTGGCGCCGCGTCGCACGCGAGCTCGGTTTCGACGAGGTGCTTCATCCCGCCCTAGCGCCGAGCCCGCCGCCGCCTTCCGAGCCGCCGGCCTCGGGTGAGCGGCTCATCCGAGCGGTCGCGCCCACGGGCTCCGGACCTCGGGCCACCGCGAAGGCGGTGCTCGAGCGCCTCATCAAGCACCCGCTCTTCCTGGTCGGCGTCGGCGCCCTGGGCGGGGGTGGTGCGGTCGCGCTCTGGCCCCACGACGAGTCGCCTGCCGCGCGGCATGCGGTGCCGATGGTGCTGTCCGTCGTGGTCGACGAGAGCGGGGGTGGTGAGAGCTCCTCTGTCGTCGCGTCCCCGGCCACTCCCGGACCGAGCCCCACCGTGGTTGTTGTCGCGCCCCCGCGCGCCGCGCCCGCCGCCGTGCCGCTCAACGACCCGGAGACGACAAACCTCGAACAAGCCCGGGAGATGCTCTCGCGCGGGCAGTTCGCCGAGGCGCTCTTCACGCTGCGGCAGCATGAACGCGACTACCGGGGCAGTCATCACGCGACGGTCCGGAACAAGTACATCGCCGCGGCGCTCGAGGGCCTGCGGCGGAACGAGCAGAAGAGCGACAACACGCCCTGA
- a CDS encoding arsenate reductase family protein gives MIQIFGTTKCKATRAAQRFFAERGIKVQSVDLREKGLSKGELASVARAVGGMRALYDAESPRVKERGLQYSAPTEARLAELLLEDPLLLRTPIVRSGARSAVGAAEPAWKALADAEKAR, from the coding sequence GTGATCCAGATTTTCGGCACGACGAAATGCAAAGCGACGCGTGCGGCGCAGCGGTTCTTCGCAGAGCGCGGCATCAAGGTGCAGAGCGTCGACCTGCGCGAAAAGGGCCTCTCCAAGGGAGAGCTCGCCAGCGTAGCGCGCGCCGTGGGCGGCATGCGCGCGCTCTACGATGCGGAGAGTCCACGCGTGAAGGAGCGCGGGCTCCAGTACAGCGCCCCGACCGAGGCACGCCTCGCCGAGCTGCTCTTGGAGGATCCGCTGCTGCTCCGCACGCCCATCGTGCGCTCCGGGGCGCGCTCGGCGGTGGGCGCGGCCGAGCCCGCATGGAAGGCGCTCGCGGACGCCGAGAAGGCGCGGTGA